Genomic DNA from Anthonomus grandis grandis chromosome 2, icAntGran1.3, whole genome shotgun sequence:
TCCTTTAAGCCAAAGATCTTCAAGAAGTTGCCACTCAAACTTTTCTAGCCACTGATAATCAGCAATTTTACCTAAAACTTCTTGTAAAATCTTTATTTCACTGTATGAGTTACTAAGGTTTACTAAGGCATAACAGAACTGAACTTGTTTCTTCCTATAGTCTTCGGTGTttgtatttaaagtaattttttttgttttatggtCCAATTGTTTTGTCTTTAAAAGTTCATTAACTAGGCTTTGGCTTGTTTCATATGATAAAACATTTCTTGAGTAACCAGAGCCAAAACCTTCAGGTAAGCTGTCCTGATCCATTTGCCTTATAAGTTCTTGTTTTTGCACCACATTACGCCTTCTcccattttttcttttaaaaaactcagATACTTCAGTTTGTAGGTCCAAGGGAATATCATTCAGCTCCTTACTTATTTTATCTACTAAATTCCTTGTTGGCTCAGCAGATAATTCTACTTTAAATGTGTGAAGATATAATTTATATTGATCATTGCACAAGTGTATTTCAGGGGTTTGGCATGTTAAGTTGATGAGTTtctaccaaaatattaatagatcATCTGAACAATCTAGCAAATAATCTGTACTTACCAACAAATTGCTCCTTTTACTAGAATTAGAGGCGCTTTTCTGCTTTAAGGTGGAGTAAATGATTTCGGTGAAATTTTTAGCAACCAGGGCCGCAGCATCCCTTTGCAACGTTGGGAATTCGTAATTTGTTTCACCGGCTGCCAAAAGGTTTAAAAGAACGTTTTCAACGGCAGCATTTTCATTCATTacttgaatatttaatttaaagacgttgtttgtttatattttttgtaaataaagttatGGTAAGTATTGAGGTTATGTTAAACGTGACGGTTGAATGACATATCAGTGGCGTTTGGCTTGAGGAACGGGCATTTATTTTGGcaagaaaattttctttataatcaACAAACTAATGCGTTTATTAGTTTCTTTTATatccatttaattaaaaaaattattaattaacaataaatttgatCATTGATATTTGCATGCCACTGATTTGGACAAAGAGGTggtttttgtaatatttcttttaccaCGTCCTCAAACGTCAAATTATGTCGGtaattttgtttccttttttatagTCCGCCATCTTTACCGACTGCGCTTTGTTTTGGTGCTACCGACTGGGGCAGGTAAATTACCGAttgaaattcgaaaattttgaatttttaaatccaAACATTTTCCCGGTTCACGTATACGATTCCCACAATTCCGAAAATGGGATTTTTTCCATTACGGAAAATCGCAGTTATTTCATTTTCCGATTTTATAGGAGTGGCATTAAACGAGTCGACAACACGTAATAAATTATGGATTTTCCTATTGGAGTGAATCATAATGGAAACATTAGCGATATTTCCATGGAAGAGATTGGTTTTCAACAGCATATAGAAAATGATTATGTTGCATACAATTGTGAAGAAATCGAGaatggaaatttaaatagtaatatCACAGATGTAAGTATAAACCAAAATTGCTGGGtcatacatatacatattatttagaCATCATCACCATATTTATTCATTCTTAACAAAAATTGCATCTCTATTACATtatgattataataattatataaggtCTATTCTCTTTAAGAATTATATCATACTCCCtgttatattacattttttaagctTATATCACAGTGACTTTTGGCTATAACTAGGTACATTtggttttattatatattataaacagcTTTGTCAAAGTCTGTCCAGTTAGATATTATTCCTAGCTTGACCTGACATAACAATAGATGCTTCAAAGATCTCTGTATAACTGTTATATTCCTGAGtgttaaagtccagtgcaacgatatattagaatggtcacctgttaaaacaccagcattccacctgccaaacaatgtcatccaccttctatttacattgtttgagaagtaaaatgctggtgttttgacaggtgaccattctaatatatcattgcactggactttaccaaaATTTAAGGATCATTGGGGATATTCTAGTATTATAGAACATTCCACATCCAGGATTTTTCCTATATTATGCAAGTTGTTTTTGGTTCTTTCAAAACATtcttaacgtttttaaaattgagATTTTCTGTAACTTTCCTGGTTGTTTTAGGGTTGTTCTGTAATTGTCAAGCTTTGctctttcttttaaattaaaatgttatgaaAATTGAGTGTTTCTGCTAATCTGAGTTCATACAGCCTTTACATTTAAGAAATCTGGCTTGACCAAAGCTAAGGCAGTCAATATCAATTATAATTTCACTTTTATTGCTTCagtttatatatttatctttttttaacagtattaattattttttaatttaaatagcaaaattacaaaataaaagcgCTCAAGtagcaaaatatattataaaaagttgATATGTTTGAGAAAACTTAAATGCACAGTTggaaacattattattattatttattcattaaaataatacatattaaactaaatatacagggtgtcaatttgaaaacttcccacccctattatctcgaaacgggttaggtttttataaaatcgctaggacacgtcgattttattatcgagggggaacaatttttatgcataaatgacttcgcctctttcaaccccctaccccccagaacctccctctcaaaaatcttaaatggcaatacgggttgagtgatacctcatttgaaagaactttttattctctacattttggcaccttattttttaaatttgagtgctgcgtttccaagttagggttatttaaacattgttaaattacttattattaaacattattcctgtaagtgttttaaatacgttgaagctatgatttctattggaacgtgtttgaccataaagcgaaccggtgcatttctcactgaaagtgtttatcaatctgacaaattcttttggtcatgaaagataaacatttaattttttttcttttttgtttattttcgtttgcaatggaattcgtctcaatacagttcgatgatatgatccgaaatttaaaatagtatttagtgaactttcctactagtcaatgtcactaggtatttaaatcagttaaaatttatttcgataatttgtgtgttattgttagttactatggtatacacgcttaggcaaaaaattgaaatgatttttatttatggcgagcaaggaagatgcgcaagaagaacggcagaagtttttaataatagaaatcctaattgtaatgtaagtcacagatacattttggacgtagtagctaaatttaatgaaacgggttcagttggaaacaaaaaaagggcaagtcggcgtgttttaaacgaagatgctcaagtagagattttgggaacattcgttgcagaacccaccaattctctccgtacagtagcacgtctaactggaatgtcacatgaaactgtacgacgagcattacagttacataaatatcatccatacaagatgcaaattttacaggaacttcatgaggacgattttgataggagaatagagttttgcgaaattatgtccaacttaataaacactcgtgcaattgtggtaagcaacatttgcttcagtgatgaatgtacctttttcctaaacggccatgtcaatagacagaattgtcgatactggagtgaggacaatccccacattttcagagagggtgctacacagaggccacaaaaaattaatgtttgggccggtattcttggaaatgctgttataggaccgttgtttattaaataaa
This window encodes:
- the LOC126750104 gene encoding uncharacterized protein LOC126750104, which codes for MNENAAVENVLLNLLAAGETNYEFPTLQRDAAALVAKNFTEIIYSTLKQKSASNSSKRSNLLKLINLTCQTPEIHLCNDQYKLYLHTFKVELSAEPTRNLVDKISKELNDIPLDLQTEVSEFFKRKNGRRRNVVQKQELIRQMDQDSLPEGFGSGYSRNVLSYETSQSLVNELLKTKQLDHKTKKITLNTNTEDYRKKQVQFCYALVNLSNSYSEIKILQEVLGKIADYQWLEKFEWQLLEDLWLKGEKRKRGDKETKQPGMKQQKQEKHWKKSLSVLLILFLYYVYLLRFVLFFYINLLKCS